The following are from one region of the Gambusia affinis linkage group LG02, SWU_Gaff_1.0, whole genome shotgun sequence genome:
- the LOC122819690 gene encoding uncharacterized protein LOC122819690 isoform X1: MAIRWGICSAGRISHDFTVALKSRPAEDHQVVAVAARKLEDAQEFSRTHNISKAYGSYEELARDPDIDVVYVGVIHPYHLKACKLFTNSKKNVLCEKPLAMNIREVREILDSAKKNDVFLMEAVWTRFFQACVEIRRLLAQEYIGEVKMVRADYGVPLLHVPSSVQKELGGAILDLGIYCLQFINVVYNGEKPESIQASGVCLDNGVEETVTVILKYSKNRMATFTCSAVVKLPNDAVIVGTEGKIQVLSPMWCPTSLLVVRKETQSPEPESFYPLNFTNSPGRRYEAEEVRYCLLKGLKESPIIPLAYTLLLAEMEDEIRRQVGVVYSEDCQSNVATRWGICSVGKISHDFTVALKTLPAEDHQVVAVAARKLEDAQEFSTKHNISKAYGSYEELARDPDIDVVYVGVIHPYHLKACKLFTNAKKNVLCEKPLAMNTKEVREILDSAKKNDVFLMEAVWTRFFPVSVEIRKLLAQEYIGEVKMVRADFGVPLLHVPRLVQKELGGGALLDLGIYCLQFINMVYKGEKPESIQASGVCLETGVDETVTVILKYSKNRMAMFTCSTRVQLPNDAVIGGTEGTIQVLSPMWCPTSLFVNGKETQYPVPEPSLPLNFTNSTGMCYEAEEVRQCLLKGLKESPVMPHADSLLLAEMEDEIRRQVGVVYSQDCQ, translated from the exons ATGGCAATCAGGTGGGGAATCTGCAGCGCAGGGAGGATCAGTCATGACTTCACTGTGGCTCTGAAATCTCGTCCTGCAGAAGACCATCAG GTTGTGGCTGTTGCAGCTCGTAAATTGGAGGATGCTCAGGAATTTTCCAGAACACACAATATCTCTAAGGCTTATGGCAGCTACGAGGAGCTGGCCAGAGATCCAGACATAG ATGTTGTGTATGTTGGAGTCATCCACCCGTACCATCTGAAGGCCTGTAAACTTTTCACAAATTCTAAAAAGAATGTTCTGTGTGAGAAGCCGCTGGCCATGAACATCAGGGAAGTGAGAGAGATTCTGGACTCCGCCAAAAAGAATGACGTCTTCCTCATGGAG GCTGTGTGGACTCGTTTCTTCCAGGCCTGTGTGGAGATCAGAAGGCTTTTGGCTCAGGAGTACATAGGGGAGGTGAAGATGGTCCGTGCAGACTATGGTGTGCCGTTGTTGCACGTACCAAGTTCGGTTCAGAAGGAACTCGGTGGAGCAATACTAGATCTTGGTATCTATTGCCTCCAATTCATAAATGTGGTGTACAATGGAGAGAAGCCAGAGAGTATCCAAGCCAGCGGAGTCTGCCTGGACAATG GAGTGGAGGAGACTGTGACTGTCATTCTCAAGTATTCTAAAAACAGAATGGCAACGTTCACCTGCTCTGCTGTGGTTAAACTGCCCAATGATGCCGTTATTGTTGGGACAGAAGGCAAAATCCAG GTCCTTTCACCTATGTGGTGCCCCACATCACTGCTTGTTGTTAGGAAGGAGACCCAGAGTCCGGAACCTGAATCCTTCTATCCTCTCAACTTTACCAACAGCCCAGGGAGGCGTTATGAAGCAGAGGAGGTCCGCTACTGTTTGCTCAAGG GGCTGAAGGAGAGTCCAATCATACCCCTTGCTTACACTCTGCTGCTGGCTGAAATGGAGGATGAGATTCGGCGGCAGGTGGGAGTGGTGTACAGCGAGGACTGCCA GAGCAACGTGGCAACCAGGTGGGGAATCTGCAGCGTGGGGAAGATCAGTCATGACTTTACTGTGGCTCTGAAAACTCTTCCTGCAGAAGACCATCAG GTTGTGGCTGTTGCAGCTCGTAAATTGGAGGACGCTCAGGAATTTtccacaaaacacaacatctctAAGGCTTATGGCAGCTATGAGGAGCTGGCCAGAGATCCAGACATAG ATGTTGTGTATGTTGGAGTCATCCACCCGTACCATCTGAAGGCCTGTAAACTTTTCACAAATGCTAAAAAGAATGTTCTGTGTGAGAAGCCGCTGGCCATGAACACCAAGGAAGTGAGAGAGATTCTGGACTCTGCCAAAAAGAATGACGTCTTCCTCATGGAG GCTGTGTGGACCCGTTTTTTCCCGGTCTCTGTGGAGATCAGAAAGCTGCTGGCTCAGGAGTACATAGGGGAGGTGAAGATGGTCCGTGCGGACTTTGGTGTGCCGCTGTTGCATGTGCCAAGATTGGTTCAGAAGGAACTCGGTGGAGGAGCATTACTAGATCTTGGTATCTATTGCCTCCAATTCATAAATATGGTGTACAAAGGAGAGAAGCCGGAGAGTATCCAAGCCAGCGGAGTCTGCCTGGAGACGG GAGTGGATGAGACTGTGACTGTCATCCTCAAGTATTCTAAAAACAGAATGGCGATGTTTACCTGCTCTACTAGGGTCCAGCTTCCCAATGATGCCGTTATTGGTGGGACTGAAGGCACAATCCAG GTCCTTTCACCTATGTGGTGCCCCACATCACTGTTTGTTAATGGGAAGGAGACCCAGTATCCGGTACCTGAACCCTCCTTGCCTCTCAACTTTACCAACAGCACAGGGATGTGTTACGAAGCAGAGGAGGTCCGCCAATGTCTGCTCAAGG
- the LOC122819690 gene encoding trans-1,2-dihydrobenzene-1,2-diol dehydrogenase-like isoform X2 yields MAIRWGICSAGRISHDFTVALKSRPAEDHQVVAVAARKLEDAQEFSRTHNISKAYGSYEELARDPDIDVVYVGVIHPYHLKACKLFTNSKKNVLCEKPLAMNIREVREILDSAKKNDVFLMEAVWTRFFQACVEIRRLLAQEYIGEVKMVRADYGVPLLHVPSSVQKELGGAILDLGIYCLQFINVVYNGEKPESIQASGVCLDNGVEETVTVILKYSKNRMATFTCSAVVKLPNDAVIVGTEGKIQVLSPMWCPTSLLVVRKETQSPEPESFYPLNFTNSPGRRYEAEEVRYCLLKGLKESPIIPLAYTLLLAEMEDEIRRQVGVVYSEDCHNVATRWGICSVGKISHDFTVALKTLPAEDHQVVAVAARKLEDAQEFSTKHNISKAYGSYEELARDPDIDVVYVGVIHPYHLKACKLFTNAKKNVLCEKPLAMNTKEVREILDSAKKNDVFLMEAVWTRFFPVSVEIRKLLAQEYIGEVKMVRADFGVPLLHVPRLVQKELGGGALLDLGIYCLQFINMVYKGEKPESIQASGVCLETGVDETVTVILKYSKNRMAMFTCSTRVQLPNDAVIGGTEGTIQVLSPMWCPTSLFVNGKETQYPVPEPSLPLNFTNSTGMCYEAEEVRQCLLKGLKESPVMPHADSLLLAEMEDEIRRQVGVVYSQDCQ; encoded by the exons ATGGCAATCAGGTGGGGAATCTGCAGCGCAGGGAGGATCAGTCATGACTTCACTGTGGCTCTGAAATCTCGTCCTGCAGAAGACCATCAG GTTGTGGCTGTTGCAGCTCGTAAATTGGAGGATGCTCAGGAATTTTCCAGAACACACAATATCTCTAAGGCTTATGGCAGCTACGAGGAGCTGGCCAGAGATCCAGACATAG ATGTTGTGTATGTTGGAGTCATCCACCCGTACCATCTGAAGGCCTGTAAACTTTTCACAAATTCTAAAAAGAATGTTCTGTGTGAGAAGCCGCTGGCCATGAACATCAGGGAAGTGAGAGAGATTCTGGACTCCGCCAAAAAGAATGACGTCTTCCTCATGGAG GCTGTGTGGACTCGTTTCTTCCAGGCCTGTGTGGAGATCAGAAGGCTTTTGGCTCAGGAGTACATAGGGGAGGTGAAGATGGTCCGTGCAGACTATGGTGTGCCGTTGTTGCACGTACCAAGTTCGGTTCAGAAGGAACTCGGTGGAGCAATACTAGATCTTGGTATCTATTGCCTCCAATTCATAAATGTGGTGTACAATGGAGAGAAGCCAGAGAGTATCCAAGCCAGCGGAGTCTGCCTGGACAATG GAGTGGAGGAGACTGTGACTGTCATTCTCAAGTATTCTAAAAACAGAATGGCAACGTTCACCTGCTCTGCTGTGGTTAAACTGCCCAATGATGCCGTTATTGTTGGGACAGAAGGCAAAATCCAG GTCCTTTCACCTATGTGGTGCCCCACATCACTGCTTGTTGTTAGGAAGGAGACCCAGAGTCCGGAACCTGAATCCTTCTATCCTCTCAACTTTACCAACAGCCCAGGGAGGCGTTATGAAGCAGAGGAGGTCCGCTACTGTTTGCTCAAGG GGCTGAAGGAGAGTCCAATCATACCCCTTGCTTACACTCTGCTGCTGGCTGAAATGGAGGATGAGATTCGGCGGCAGGTGGGAGTGGTGTACAGCGAGGACTGCCA CAACGTGGCAACCAGGTGGGGAATCTGCAGCGTGGGGAAGATCAGTCATGACTTTACTGTGGCTCTGAAAACTCTTCCTGCAGAAGACCATCAG GTTGTGGCTGTTGCAGCTCGTAAATTGGAGGACGCTCAGGAATTTtccacaaaacacaacatctctAAGGCTTATGGCAGCTATGAGGAGCTGGCCAGAGATCCAGACATAG ATGTTGTGTATGTTGGAGTCATCCACCCGTACCATCTGAAGGCCTGTAAACTTTTCACAAATGCTAAAAAGAATGTTCTGTGTGAGAAGCCGCTGGCCATGAACACCAAGGAAGTGAGAGAGATTCTGGACTCTGCCAAAAAGAATGACGTCTTCCTCATGGAG GCTGTGTGGACCCGTTTTTTCCCGGTCTCTGTGGAGATCAGAAAGCTGCTGGCTCAGGAGTACATAGGGGAGGTGAAGATGGTCCGTGCGGACTTTGGTGTGCCGCTGTTGCATGTGCCAAGATTGGTTCAGAAGGAACTCGGTGGAGGAGCATTACTAGATCTTGGTATCTATTGCCTCCAATTCATAAATATGGTGTACAAAGGAGAGAAGCCGGAGAGTATCCAAGCCAGCGGAGTCTGCCTGGAGACGG GAGTGGATGAGACTGTGACTGTCATCCTCAAGTATTCTAAAAACAGAATGGCGATGTTTACCTGCTCTACTAGGGTCCAGCTTCCCAATGATGCCGTTATTGGTGGGACTGAAGGCACAATCCAG GTCCTTTCACCTATGTGGTGCCCCACATCACTGTTTGTTAATGGGAAGGAGACCCAGTATCCGGTACCTGAACCCTCCTTGCCTCTCAACTTTACCAACAGCACAGGGATGTGTTACGAAGCAGAGGAGGTCCGCCAATGTCTGCTCAAGG